The proteins below are encoded in one region of Chelonia mydas isolate rCheMyd1 chromosome 11, rCheMyd1.pri.v2, whole genome shotgun sequence:
- the ZC3H15 gene encoding zinc finger CCCH domain-containing protein 15, translating to MPPKKPPPAAGPNKKADQKKKEKIIEDKTFGLKNKKGAKQQKFIKAVTHQVKFGQQNPRQAAQAEGDKKLKKDDKKKELQELNELFKPVVAAQKISKGADPKSVVCAFFKQGQCTKGDKCKFSHDLSLERKCEKRSVYIDARDEDLEKDTMDNWDEKKLEEVVNKKHGEAEKKKPKTQIVCKYFLDAIENNKYGWFWVCPGGGDNCMYRHALPPGFVLKKDKKKEEKEDEVSLEDLIERERAALGPNITKITLESFLAWKKRKRQEKIDKAEQDMERRKADFKAGKALVISGREVFEFRPELVDADDEEADDTNYIQGSSEDEVEDLVRINDVDLNLYVPKDVDETGITVASLERFSTYTSVEKDDNKLSEASGGGIENGEQSDSEENEAEGEQENGVIDAVPVDENLFTGEDLDELEEELNTLDLEE from the exons ATGCCCCCCAAGAAACCGCCACCTGCGGCGGGGCCCAATAAGAAGGCGGACCAGAAAAAGAAGGAGAAGATCATCGAG GACAAAACATTTGGTCTAAAGAATAAGAAAGGAGCAAAACAGCAGAAGTTTATCAAGGCTGTGACTCATCAAGTTAAATTTGGTCAACAAAATCCAAGACAG GCTGCTCAGGCTGAAGGTGACAAGAAATTAAAGAAGGATGATAAGAAGAAAGAATTACAGGAACTAAATGAACTCTTCAAACCTGTAGTTGCTGCCCAGAAAATTAGTAAAG GTGCAGATCCCAAATCAGTAGTTTGTGCTTTCTTCAAGCAAGGACAGTGCACTAAAGGAGATAAGTGCAAGTTTTCTCATGATTTGTCTTTGGAGAGAAAGTGTGAAAAACGCAGTGTTTACATTGATGCAAGAGATGAAGATCTTGAAAAAG ATACAATGGATAATTGGGATGAGAAAAAGCTGGAAGAGGTGGTGAACAAGAAGCATGGTGAGGcggaaaagaaaaaacccaaaactcaAATA GTCTGCAAGTATTTTCTTGATGCTATCGAAAACAACAAATATGGCTGGTTTTGGGTTTGTCCTGGTGGAGGAGACAACTGTATGTACCGCCATGCTCTCCCTCCTGGCTTTGTactaaaaaaagacaaaaagaaggaggaaaaggaagatgAAGTTTCTTTAGAAGATCTAATAGAAAGAGAG CGTGCTGCCTTAGGACCAAACATTACCAAAATCACCCTAGAGTCTTTTCTTgcatggaagaaaagaaaaagacaagaaaagaTTGACAAGGCTGAACAAGATATGGAACGGAGGAAAGCAGATTTTAAAGCTGGCAAAGCACTGGTG ATCAGCGGACGTGAAGTATTTGAGTTCCGGCCGGAGTTGGTTGATGCCGATGATGAAGAAGCAGATGACACTAATTATATTCAAGGATCAAGTGAAGATGAG GTTGAAGATCTTGTGAGGATAAATGATGTAGACTTGAACCTGTATGTCCCAAAGGATGTAGATGAGACTGGTATTACTGTGGCTAGTCTTGAGCGATTCAGCACATACACTTCAGTGGAAAAAGATG ataaCAAATTAAGTGAAGCTTCAGGAGGTGGAATAGAGAATGGGGAGCAAAGTGATTCAGAAGAAAACGAGGCAGAAGGAGAACAGGAAAATGGAGTAATAGATGCAGTTCCTGTTGATGAAAATCTTTTTACTGGAGAGGACTTGGATGAACTAGAAGAAGAATTAAACACTCTTGATTTAGAAGAATGA